In a single window of the Amycolatopsis sp. cg5 genome:
- a CDS encoding C40 family peptidase — protein MSARKIALALLVAGIGLGGLVPGASAAQAFTVKTTVDGRTVKDPNVPVGAQRVSDKYPAGTQVSLVCQDTGPSYGGSTVWDLTSDGYWIPGAYVETNGVAQPQCVLPKSFPAKVDLNGRVHKGDSSDAPGVVVDKYLAGASVPVQCQATAGGTIWDYTADALWVPDQYVANAYVAGIPRCDTDGESPSNTGEHGRNTGPAGPRTGTSAEKIARVIAAAKSMVGKGYDYAWGGGGKGGPSYGIHHYPDNDPAQGDDYNRFGFDCSGLTLYAFWKGAGVDLGYWTGEQYKAGTRVPVGQMKAGDLIFWGDGDDSESTTHVALYLGGNQLLESAPPRDGKSVHIRSLYGQSNWMNHVIRVFP, from the coding sequence ATGTCGGCAAGGAAGATCGCGCTCGCGCTACTAGTGGCGGGCATCGGCCTCGGCGGGCTGGTGCCCGGCGCCTCGGCGGCGCAGGCGTTCACCGTCAAGACCACTGTGGACGGTCGCACGGTCAAGGACCCCAACGTTCCCGTCGGAGCGCAGCGTGTGTCCGACAAGTATCCGGCGGGCACCCAGGTTTCGCTGGTGTGCCAGGACACCGGGCCGTCCTACGGCGGCAGCACCGTCTGGGACCTCACTTCCGACGGATACTGGATCCCCGGCGCCTACGTCGAAACGAACGGTGTCGCGCAGCCGCAGTGCGTGCTGCCGAAGTCGTTCCCCGCCAAGGTGGATCTCAACGGCCGTGTCCACAAGGGAGACTCATCGGACGCGCCAGGCGTGGTCGTCGACAAGTACCTCGCCGGTGCTTCGGTGCCGGTCCAGTGCCAGGCCACCGCGGGCGGCACGATCTGGGACTACACGGCCGATGCGCTCTGGGTGCCCGACCAGTACGTCGCGAACGCTTACGTGGCAGGCATTCCCCGCTGCGACACCGATGGCGAGTCGCCGTCCAACACCGGCGAGCACGGCCGCAACACCGGCCCGGCGGGCCCCAGGACCGGTACCTCCGCCGAGAAGATCGCCCGCGTGATCGCGGCCGCGAAGTCCATGGTGGGCAAGGGGTACGACTACGCGTGGGGTGGCGGCGGCAAGGGCGGCCCGTCCTACGGCATCCACCACTACCCGGACAACGATCCCGCTCAGGGTGACGACTACAACCGGTTCGGCTTCGACTGCTCGGGCCTGACGCTGTACGCCTTCTGGAAGGGCGCCGGGGTCGACCTCGGCTACTGGACGGGTGAGCAGTACAAGGCGGGCACCCGGGTCCCGGTCGGCCAGATGAAGGCGGGCGACCTGATCTTCTGGGGCGACGGCGACGACTCCGAGTCCACCACCCACGTCGCGCTCTACCTGGGCGGCAACCAGCTCCTCGAATCCGCGCCGCCCCGCGACGGCAAGAGCGTCCACATCCGCTCGCTCTACGGCCAGTCCAACTGGATGAACCACGTCATCCGCGTCTTCCCCTGA
- a CDS encoding phosphotriesterase, producing MIRTVLGDIPAGTLGVCNAHDHLFMATPKLPGQELDDPDAATAELKAFAALGGGAVAQWTPYGLGRRADDLPWVSKAAGVHVIAATGLHAAEFTPPAVLAQVKNRLSEIFTSELTQGIEGGDIKAGMIKVAGGFHGLDDHATATMTAAAEASKATGAPIGVHLELGTGALDVLELLCGRLEVPPDRVILGHLNRSPDFRVHRRAAEAGAFLAFDGPSRANHATDWRLFDALVALAEAGHAHQVLLGGDTTTAAARGNPGMPHLLRVVKPGLEKELGEAAVKSFFVGNPARAFDWPT from the coding sequence GTGATCAGGACCGTCCTGGGGGACATTCCGGCCGGCACGCTCGGCGTCTGCAACGCGCACGACCACCTCTTCATGGCGACGCCCAAGCTGCCGGGGCAGGAGCTCGACGACCCCGACGCCGCGACCGCCGAACTCAAGGCGTTCGCGGCGCTCGGCGGGGGAGCCGTGGCGCAGTGGACGCCGTACGGGCTCGGGCGCCGGGCCGACGACCTGCCCTGGGTGTCGAAGGCGGCCGGGGTGCACGTGATCGCCGCGACCGGGCTGCACGCGGCGGAGTTCACCCCGCCCGCCGTGCTCGCCCAGGTGAAGAACCGGCTCAGCGAGATTTTCACCAGCGAGCTGACGCAGGGGATCGAAGGCGGCGACATCAAGGCGGGCATGATCAAGGTCGCCGGCGGGTTCCACGGTCTCGACGACCACGCCACGGCCACCATGACCGCCGCGGCCGAGGCGTCGAAGGCGACCGGGGCGCCCATCGGTGTCCACTTGGAACTCGGGACCGGCGCGCTCGACGTGCTCGAACTCCTCTGTGGACGGCTGGAGGTTCCACCCGATCGTGTGATCCTCGGGCATCTGAACCGCTCGCCGGACTTCCGGGTCCACCGGCGGGCCGCCGAAGCGGGCGCGTTCCTGGCCTTCGACGGCCCGAGCCGCGCCAACCACGCGACCGACTGGCGGCTGTTCGACGCCCTCGTCGCGCTCGCCGAAGCCGGTCATGCCCATCAGGTGCTGCTCGGCGGCGACACCACGACGGCCGCCGCGCGAGGCAACCCGGGGATGCCGCACCTGCTCAGGGTCGTCAAGCCCGGCCTGGAGAAAGAACTGGGCGAGGCCGCCGTGAAGAGTTTCTTCGTCGGCAACCCCGCCCGCGCGTTCGACTGGCCTACTTAG